Proteins from a genomic interval of Fluviispira vulneris:
- a CDS encoding mechanosensitive ion channel family protein: MYEFFQDKYYVQNIFTSVIVFITLLAIRFLVVRQISQLKITPAESKINITVRVKNAFIVIIFFSLITIWSNELKTIALSFVAIAAALAIATKEFILCFVGGFYKWIAKPFSVGDRIEIGAFRGDVVDYKFLTTTLLEIGPTGQLSQYTGRTLVIPNSLYLTYSVSRESHNEKYVFHSFTVPIASTQDWRQCESLLLFAAKEITAPYLIEAKKFFNSKNNAFVLGPASIDPRISIILPSPERIDLVVRIPCPCMQTNRTQQAILRRYLDLASQEVKINSELRTGASIFDN, translated from the coding sequence ATGTACGAGTTTTTCCAGGATAAATATTATGTACAGAATATTTTTACTTCGGTCATTGTCTTTATCACATTGCTTGCAATTCGCTTTTTGGTCGTGCGACAAATCTCTCAACTCAAAATCACCCCAGCGGAAAGCAAGATTAACATCACGGTACGTGTTAAAAATGCCTTTATAGTTATCATATTTTTCTCGCTTATTACGATTTGGTCGAACGAACTTAAAACAATAGCTCTTTCTTTTGTTGCCATCGCAGCTGCTTTAGCGATAGCGACAAAAGAATTTATTCTCTGTTTTGTTGGTGGTTTTTATAAATGGATCGCAAAACCATTTTCTGTGGGTGACAGAATAGAAATCGGCGCTTTCCGTGGTGATGTGGTTGATTATAAATTTTTAACCACGACCCTGCTCGAAATAGGACCCACTGGGCAACTTTCTCAATACACTGGCCGCACACTCGTTATCCCAAACAGCTTGTACTTGACATATTCCGTCTCAAGGGAAAGTCACAATGAAAAATATGTCTTTCATTCCTTTACCGTACCCATTGCAAGCACTCAGGATTGGAGGCAATGCGAATCACTCTTACTATTTGCAGCAAAAGAAATTACTGCTCCTTACTTAATAGAAGCTAAGAAATTTTTTAACAGTAAAAACAATGCTTTCGTACTTGGGCCGGCAAGTATCGATCCCAGAATATCCATCATTCTCCCATCCCCTGAGAGAATCGATCTCGTTGTGCGGATACCATGCCCCTGCATGCAAACAAATAGAACCCAACAAGCAATTCTGCGTCGCTATCTTGATCTTGCTTCGCAAGAAGTAAAGATCAATTCCGAACTCAGAACAGGTGCTTCTATTTTCGACAACTAA
- a CDS encoding formyltransferase family protein: protein MIVVFASGSGTNFEAIANAFPLDVKALVCNKESALVIKKAQNKNIPCFVIPHTHFLSRADHEIEIINKLTTIKNIKVIVLAGYMRVLTATFFTELRKTQPTPLLINLHPANLNTYKGAHAYEYAIDNHFSRWELTVHEVIEELDAGPVLNSIEFPIFPFETVQQLQERVRPLEHKLLTSTLAKIIGQEKNL, encoded by the coding sequence ATGATCGTTGTCTTTGCCAGTGGTTCTGGCACTAATTTTGAAGCAATTGCCAATGCATTTCCTTTGGATGTCAAAGCGCTTGTTTGCAATAAAGAATCAGCACTTGTGATTAAAAAAGCACAAAATAAAAATATTCCTTGTTTCGTTATTCCACACACGCATTTTCTATCGCGTGCAGATCACGAAATTGAAATTATTAATAAATTAACAACGATTAAAAATATTAAGGTCATTGTCCTTGCAGGTTATATGCGTGTATTGACTGCTACGTTTTTTACCGAACTGAGAAAAACTCAACCGACCCCGCTTCTAATCAATTTACATCCAGCGAATCTCAATACATACAAAGGAGCGCACGCCTATGAATATGCGATTGATAATCATTTTTCACGCTGGGAATTAACTGTACACGAAGTGATAGAAGAACTCGACGCGGGGCCCGTGCTCAATTCTATTGAATTTCCAATTTTTCCTTTCGAAACTGTGCAACAACTGCAAGAACGTGTTCGCCCACTCGAGCATAAATTGCTCACATCCACTCTCGCAAAAATTATTGGCCAGGAGAAAAATTTATGA
- a CDS encoding peptide MFS transporter, giving the protein MKQKSQPKGMYILAFTEVFERLSYYTLSFLLVLYASASIENNGLGWSNEKALALSGIYTMAAFTLPILGSFIADKIIGRYKAVIFGGFVIILGHFLLFFSEYSYFFYIGLSCVAVGTGFFKPCMPALLGQLYSPDDLRRESGFSWYYFGINLGAMIAGISSGLLQQHFGFRIALASAGVGMIFGMIVFFMGRKHLVLEKVIRKSKQKEKDHQPITRKQRKALLSLLNAFAFFAIWAIIYNIALSGTLTLFIENQTNKTLFNFVIPTTFFQSLESLTIIAVTPVITYFLAKMALRNKYPHFFTQMNFAVLLCSISLFYFSYLAFIGQNSLAGEKPFQYYEIAFFIILFSISETIISPVMMSAISMIAPIKLKSLFQSFYLATLGLTSIIAAKIGAISLEAPFKTFLTLSFILLIGAVLYFFLKGKMIKTAMEAAKEQAALHYGSKK; this is encoded by the coding sequence ATGAAACAAAAATCACAGCCAAAAGGTATGTATATCCTAGCATTTACAGAGGTCTTTGAGCGCTTAAGTTATTATACCCTCAGTTTTTTACTTGTTCTCTATGCATCGGCAAGTATCGAAAACAATGGACTGGGATGGAGTAATGAAAAAGCTCTTGCCCTTTCAGGGATTTACACAATGGCTGCGTTTACTTTGCCGATCTTAGGATCTTTTATTGCCGACAAAATTATTGGCAGATATAAAGCTGTTATTTTTGGTGGATTTGTGATTATCTTAGGTCACTTTTTACTCTTTTTTTCAGAATATTCATACTTTTTTTATATTGGCCTTAGCTGTGTAGCAGTAGGTACAGGATTTTTCAAACCGTGTATGCCAGCACTTCTTGGTCAATTGTATTCACCTGATGATTTACGCAGAGAATCTGGTTTCAGTTGGTATTATTTTGGAATTAACTTAGGTGCTATGATAGCAGGGATCAGCAGCGGTCTACTCCAGCAACACTTTGGTTTTCGCATTGCACTTGCTTCTGCGGGAGTTGGGATGATTTTCGGGATGATCGTTTTCTTTATGGGTCGTAAGCATCTAGTCCTAGAGAAAGTTATTCGCAAATCAAAGCAGAAAGAAAAAGACCATCAACCTATCACACGCAAACAAAGAAAAGCACTCCTTTCACTCCTAAATGCATTTGCCTTTTTTGCTATTTGGGCCATTATTTATAACATTGCACTATCTGGAACATTAACATTATTCATTGAAAATCAGACAAATAAAACGCTATTTAATTTTGTTATCCCGACAACGTTTTTTCAATCGCTTGAAAGTCTCACGATTATCGCTGTAACCCCAGTCATTACTTATTTCCTTGCTAAAATGGCTTTACGTAACAAATATCCACATTTTTTTACCCAAATGAATTTTGCAGTTTTACTCTGTTCAATTTCTTTATTTTATTTTAGTTACCTTGCATTTATTGGGCAGAATTCACTTGCAGGTGAAAAACCTTTTCAATATTATGAAATTGCATTTTTTATTATTTTATTTTCAATTAGTGAAACAATCATTTCTCCAGTAATGATGTCTGCAATTAGTATGATTGCTCCTATAAAGTTAAAATCGCTCTTCCAATCTTTTTATTTGGCTACCTTGGGCTTAACAAGTATTATAGCAGCTAAAATTGGGGCTATTTCGCTCGAAGCTCCTTTCAAAACATTTTTAACTTTGAGTTTTATCTTATTGATAGGTGCTGTTTTATATTTCTTCCTAAAAGGAAAAATGATAAAAACTGCTATGGAAGCTGCTAAAGAACAGGCAGCCTTACATTATGGCAGTAAAAAATAG
- a CDS encoding peptide MFS transporter, with the protein MMTLSHPKGMYVLALTEVFERLSFYTLSFLLVLYASSPVSEHGLGWSKADALTLGGLYTLAAYIFPIFGSLIADKFLGHFRSILLGGTIIMFGHFFMLFSANINFLYIALFLIATGTAFFKPCIPALLGNLYKWNDKRRESGYCWYYCGINLGIMLAGVIGGLLLQTYGYHIALTSAGFGMALGILIFYFGKKHLVFKSGKNINLKFPKEKISQVQNKALYMLIVSIIFFGFWAVIYNLSASGTLSLFIEHYTHKTVFNYNIPVTFFSALEGLTIMVATPIITYYLSRRALKNNYPHFFSQMNFALFLCACALFYFTLLTLKFDEPSFLPKPLQYYEVALFLIIFSVSETIINPVIMSAISIIAPQNYKSFFQSIYLSCYGITGLIAAKIGSYAIEKPFYIYLSITIFMFCAALLYFIVKPKMISLVEAAHTEKKTLLKQSAA; encoded by the coding sequence ATGATGACTTTATCACATCCAAAAGGCATGTATGTTCTTGCCTTAACCGAAGTTTTTGAACGCCTGAGTTTTTATACTCTCTCTTTTTTACTTGTTTTATATGCATCTTCTCCAGTTTCTGAGCATGGATTGGGCTGGAGTAAAGCCGATGCTCTTACATTAGGTGGTTTATACACACTTGCTGCATATATTTTTCCAATTTTTGGTTCGCTTATTGCTGATAAATTTCTTGGGCATTTTCGTTCAATATTATTAGGTGGCACAATAATAATGTTCGGCCATTTTTTTATGCTATTCTCAGCCAACATAAACTTTTTATATATTGCCTTATTTTTAATTGCGACAGGCACTGCTTTCTTTAAACCCTGCATACCAGCACTGCTTGGAAATTTATATAAATGGAATGATAAGCGCAGAGAGTCAGGATATTGTTGGTATTATTGTGGTATCAATTTAGGAATAATGCTAGCAGGAGTCATCGGTGGACTTCTATTACAGACATATGGTTACCACATAGCTTTAACTTCGGCAGGTTTTGGCATGGCTCTCGGTATTTTAATATTTTATTTTGGAAAAAAGCATCTCGTTTTTAAATCAGGCAAAAATATCAATTTAAAATTTCCAAAAGAAAAAATATCTCAAGTACAAAACAAAGCACTCTATATGCTCATTGTTTCCATTATATTTTTTGGCTTTTGGGCAGTAATCTATAATCTTAGCGCTTCAGGTACACTTTCACTTTTTATTGAGCACTATACGCATAAAACAGTGTTTAATTATAATATACCAGTGACATTCTTTTCAGCATTGGAAGGTTTAACTATAATGGTAGCGACTCCTATTATTACTTACTATTTATCGCGTAGAGCATTGAAAAATAATTATCCACATTTTTTTTCTCAAATGAATTTCGCCCTTTTTTTATGCGCATGTGCTTTATTTTACTTCACTTTATTAACTTTAAAATTCGACGAACCTTCTTTCTTGCCAAAGCCCTTACAGTATTATGAAGTCGCACTCTTTTTGATAATTTTTTCTGTTAGCGAAACAATAATAAATCCAGTTATCATGTCTGCAATCAGCATTATTGCACCACAAAATTACAAATCATTTTTTCAATCTATTTATTTATCTTGCTATGGAATTACGGGTTTGATTGCAGCGAAGATCGGATCATATGCTATAGAAAAGCCTTTTTATATATATCTTTCCATAACAATCTTTATGTTCTGTGCAGCTTTACTGTATTTTATTGTAAAACCCAAAATGATTTCCCTAGTTGAAGCTGCGCACACTGAAAAGAAGACACTTTTAAAACAAAGTGCAGCTTAA
- a CDS encoding phosphoribosylaminoimidazolesuccinocarboxamide synthase: MTSIQNIYIGKVRNSAVLDNNTRIVQTSNRISAFDFIFPFEIEKKAEILQALSVFYFQKTEHIIENNLIGCLNETHTLVKETKVFPIEIIVRGYLTGSIWRLYESKGVEGVFAEYAVTLPQGMKQNAKFPKPIITPTTKADGGHDLPISCARASEIIGKDNWDYVEKKALELFEFGSLEAQKRNLVLVDTKYEMGIFENKIILVDEVHTPDSSRYWLLNETNCMNPKQLSKEFLREELIKFLGKPEEIKGNPANHLIFQDKKVVEEISKSISDRYQELFKLFVGDISPYEISKPNLIPWPISPDAFAKSISLSLMPENILIIGNGGRDYSLFSAFAKLPEVKNVFCASGKRKWEHAKYRLCPYTNVDEIAQFASDNHIGLVVAGPELPIAQGIQAACEKHNIPVLAPSLACASLESSKIICKEIIQAAGIKTATAQIIAWNDLKKLLHEYLELNYTAQFTLPCVLKYDGLAAGKGVFVLFTKEDVYNALVSIEINLPEWEKLSAQVNTDTYSKQMKTPCFLIEETLNGEEISAIALCNGNEFRLLPMARDYKRRNDGQTGPNTGGMGSVSPVCLSEKILGQIRTTFEKTLKELSKRNTPYRGFLFAGFMVDENQEAWLLEYNCRLGDPETQVLLPGLQRDFYTELLNTAKGYSFFNPNKSGHEFNHDGLKRIFLVAASPEYPEKSAPRRELSINNFLQNSCEFIPTAIEPDCTTTGGRAFGLLASSKTFSQAQKNIYCSIENYYLKNSDGSFCKPHFRLDIGKEFCEISQGQTPLKESL, encoded by the coding sequence ATGACAAGTATACAAAATATTTATATCGGCAAAGTACGTAACAGCGCAGTTCTCGATAACAACACAAGAATTGTACAAACAAGCAATCGTATATCAGCTTTCGATTTTATCTTTCCTTTTGAAATTGAAAAAAAAGCAGAAATTCTCCAAGCTCTCTCAGTTTTTTATTTTCAAAAAACTGAGCATATAATCGAAAATAATTTAATCGGTTGTTTAAATGAAACCCATACCCTTGTTAAAGAAACTAAAGTTTTTCCAATTGAAATCATTGTACGTGGGTATTTAACAGGAAGTATTTGGCGCCTTTATGAAAGCAAAGGTGTCGAAGGAGTTTTTGCTGAATACGCCGTAACGTTACCACAAGGTATGAAGCAAAATGCGAAATTCCCTAAACCGATTATCACTCCCACGACCAAAGCCGATGGAGGACATGATCTTCCCATTTCTTGTGCACGAGCTAGCGAAATAATAGGAAAAGACAATTGGGATTACGTTGAAAAAAAAGCCTTAGAATTATTTGAATTTGGCAGTTTAGAAGCACAAAAAAGAAATTTAGTATTGGTCGACACCAAATATGAAATGGGCATTTTTGAAAATAAAATAATTTTAGTCGATGAAGTCCACACACCCGATTCTTCTCGTTACTGGCTATTAAACGAAACGAATTGCATGAATCCAAAGCAGTTATCCAAGGAGTTTTTAAGAGAAGAGCTGATAAAATTTTTAGGAAAGCCCGAAGAAATTAAGGGAAATCCGGCAAATCATCTTATATTCCAAGATAAAAAAGTAGTTGAAGAAATCTCTAAAAGCATTTCGGACCGATATCAAGAGTTATTTAAATTATTTGTTGGAGATATTTCACCTTATGAAATTTCTAAACCCAATCTTATTCCTTGGCCGATTTCCCCTGATGCATTTGCAAAATCAATATCCCTTTCTTTAATGCCTGAAAATATTTTAATCATTGGTAATGGTGGGCGTGATTATTCATTATTCTCTGCATTTGCAAAACTACCTGAAGTAAAAAATGTCTTTTGTGCTTCAGGTAAAAGAAAATGGGAACATGCAAAATATCGTTTGTGCCCATATACAAACGTCGATGAAATTGCTCAATTTGCCAGCGACAATCATATCGGACTTGTTGTTGCGGGACCAGAGCTTCCCATTGCTCAAGGCATACAAGCAGCCTGTGAAAAACATAATATTCCAGTTCTTGCTCCTTCACTCGCTTGTGCATCACTGGAGTCCAGTAAAATTATTTGTAAAGAAATAATTCAAGCAGCAGGAATAAAAACAGCAACTGCTCAAATTATTGCATGGAATGATTTAAAAAAACTTTTACACGAATATCTTGAGTTAAATTACACAGCTCAATTCACTCTTCCTTGTGTGCTGAAGTATGATGGACTGGCTGCCGGAAAAGGTGTTTTTGTTTTATTTACTAAAGAAGATGTCTACAATGCTCTTGTTTCTATCGAAATAAATTTACCTGAATGGGAAAAATTATCTGCGCAAGTAAATACAGATACCTATAGCAAACAAATGAAAACTCCTTGTTTCCTTATTGAAGAGACTCTAAATGGCGAAGAAATATCGGCCATTGCTTTATGCAATGGCAACGAGTTTCGGCTCTTACCCATGGCAAGAGATTATAAACGGCGCAATGATGGGCAAACTGGTCCAAATACCGGAGGCATGGGTTCTGTCAGTCCCGTGTGTTTAAGTGAAAAAATTCTCGGACAAATCAGAACAACCTTTGAAAAAACCCTCAAAGAGCTTTCAAAAAGGAACACACCTTATAGAGGATTTTTATTTGCAGGCTTTATGGTTGATGAAAATCAAGAAGCATGGTTACTCGAATACAACTGCCGTTTAGGTGATCCTGAAACACAGGTTTTGTTACCAGGATTACAAAGAGACTTTTACACTGAGTTATTAAATACTGCTAAGGGTTATTCATTTTTTAATCCAAATAAATCAGGTCACGAATTCAATCACGATGGTTTAAAAAGAATTTTCCTTGTTGCAGCTTCTCCAGAATATCCTGAAAAATCAGCTCCTCGCAGAGAACTGAGCATTAATAATTTTCTGCAAAATTCCTGTGAATTTATTCCTACAGCAATTGAACCTGATTGCACTACAACTGGCGGGCGAGCATTTGGTTTATTGGCGAGTTCAAAAACTTTTTCCCAAGCTCAAAAAAATATTTACTGCTCGATTGAAAATTATTATTTAAAAAATTCTGATGGAAGTTTTTGCAAACCTCATTTTAGATTAGATATTGGAAAAGAGTTTTGTGAAATTTCTCAAGGACAAACACCACTGAAAGAGTCTTTATGA
- the purM gene encoding phosphoribosylformylglycinamidine cyclo-ligase: protein MTSQTYEKAGVSIAAGEHLVDKIKEMNPSIGGFAGLYPFDEERSLVACTDGVGTKLELGIKMERYEDLGQDLVAMSVNDLIVCGARPLFFLDYFATGKLNVDIAHRVIKGIVRACKESGCLLLGGETAEMPGFYDNNKFDLAGFAVGEVYNNEIIDGKNIKAGDLLIGLPSSGFHSNGYSLVRKIMQDNNIQLQDSFADKTIGDYLTEPTRLYVKDILRLKKQLSIKGMAHITGGGLTNISRILPADLHYQVDKEKISTPKIMKYFQELGNISDDEAYTVWNMGLGFTLVIDQKDLGKINEFLPEAFIFGKVILK, encoded by the coding sequence ATGACAAGTCAAACTTATGAAAAAGCAGGTGTTAGCATTGCTGCAGGTGAACATCTTGTTGATAAAATCAAAGAAATGAATCCATCTATTGGAGGTTTTGCTGGTCTCTACCCCTTCGATGAAGAGCGCTCCTTAGTTGCATGCACCGATGGGGTCGGGACAAAGCTTGAACTTGGCATAAAAATGGAGCGCTATGAAGATCTTGGACAAGATCTCGTTGCCATGAGCGTAAATGATCTCATTGTCTGTGGAGCTCGTCCGCTTTTTTTCCTGGACTATTTTGCCACAGGTAAGCTCAATGTCGATATCGCTCACCGAGTGATCAAAGGAATTGTGCGCGCGTGTAAGGAGTCAGGGTGTCTTCTATTAGGAGGTGAAACCGCAGAAATGCCTGGATTTTACGACAACAATAAATTCGATCTCGCAGGCTTTGCCGTTGGCGAAGTTTATAACAATGAAATTATTGATGGGAAAAATATCAAAGCAGGCGATCTATTAATTGGTTTACCGAGCAGTGGATTTCATTCAAATGGATATTCTTTAGTACGTAAAATTATGCAGGATAATAATATCCAGTTACAAGATTCTTTTGCGGACAAAACTATTGGCGATTATTTAACTGAACCAACCCGCTTGTACGTGAAAGATATTTTAAGATTAAAAAAACAGCTTAGCATAAAAGGCATGGCGCATATTACGGGTGGCGGCCTAACAAATATCAGCCGAATTTTGCCTGCAGATTTACACTATCAAGTAGATAAAGAAAAAATATCTACTCCCAAAATAATGAAATATTTTCAAGAATTGGGAAATATTTCTGATGATGAAGCTTATACAGTTTGGAATATGGGTTTAGGATTTACACTCGTCATCGATCAAAAAGATCTTGGAAAAATAAATGAATTCTTACCCGAAGCATTTATTTTTGGCAAAGTAATACTGAAATAA